Genomic window (Stenotrophomonas maltophilia):
CGCAGCGCGGCATGGGCACCGTCGAGCACCTGCTGCGCGCCAGCTACGATCTGCAGCCGCGCGCGGTGGCCACCGACTACCTGGCCGCCGCCACCGAAGTGTCGCTGCGCCAGCGCCGGCGCGCGCTGGTGATGCTGGTCAGCAACGTGCGCGACGAAGACATCGAAGACCTGCTGGCGGCGGTGCGCCTGCTGCAGCAACGCCACCTGGTGTGCGTGGCCAGCCTGCGCGAGCGTGAGCTGGACGGCGTGCTGGACAGCGAAGTGCAGACATTGGAAGACGCTACCCAGGCCGGTGCAGCGGCGCTGTACCTGCAGCAGCGCGCGAAAGCGCATGAGGCGCTGCGCAGCGAGAAGGTGATGGTGCTGGATGTGACCGCCGATGCCCTGCCCGGTGCGCTGGTGGAACGCTACCTGGCGGTGAAGCGCGAAGGGCTGCTCTGATACCAGCGATCGCCTTGGTAGGTGCCAACACCGATTGCCGGCCAGCGGCCGGCACTACCCCTGCAGCAACCGACGCACCGCTCTGGTAGGTGCCAACCTTGGTTGGCACGGAATCAACAGCGCCGACCAAGGTCGGCCTCTACCAACAACGGTTGCCGGCCCGCAGCCGGCACTACCCCTGCAACAACCGCCGCACCGCTCTGGTGGGTGCCAATCTTGGTTGGCACGAAACCCACAGCGCCGACCAAGGTCGGCATCTACCAAAACCGGTTACCGGCCAGCGGCCGGCACTACCCCTGCAGCAACCGACGCACCGCTCTGGTAGGTGCCAACCTTGGTTGGCACGAAACCCACAGCGCCGACCAAGGTCGGCATCTACCAAAAACGGTTACCGGCCCGCAGCCGGCACTACCCCTGCAACAGCCGCCGCACCGCTCTGGTGGGTGCCAACCTTGGTTGGCACGGAATCAACAGCGCCGACCAAGGTCGGCATCTACCAAAACCGGTTACCGGCCAGCGGCCGGCACTACCCCTGCAGCAACCGACGCATCGCTCTGGTGGGTGCCAACCTTGGTTGGCGCGGAATCAACAGCGCCGACCAAGGTCGGCATCTACCAAAACCGGTTACCGGCCCGCAGCCGGCACTACCCCTGCAACAACCGACGCATCGCTCTGGTGGGTGCCAACCTTGGTTGGCACGGAATCAACAGCGCCGACCAAGGTCGGCATCTACCAAAACCGGTTACCGGCCAGCGGCCGGCACTACCCCTGCAGCAACCGACGCATCGCTCTGGTGGGTGCCAACTTGGTTGGCACAGAATCAACAGCGCCGACCAAGGTCGGCCACTACCTACAGCGGTTGTTCTACGACGGCGTCGGTTGCCCACGCCGGCCCGGGGGGCGCCGAACCGTCATCAGACGTAGATCCGCGTCGGCGCCTCATCAACGATCGCGTGCGGCACGAAGCGCGCACTGTCGCGGGTGATCGCGCTGTCGTCCTCGCGGATGCCGATGCCGCAGGCGTGGTCACCCACCACCCAGCTGCCGATCAGCGGGTAGCCGCCTTCGAAGCGGGTCAGCGGATGCGCACGCTGGATGATCGCCGGGCCGTCGTAGGGACCGTCACTGCGCTGGGTGCTGCCATCGGCCAAGTGCATCTCGATGTTCGCGCCTTCGCGCGAGAACAGCGGCTTGCGCACCCAGCCCGACGCCAGCGTGCTGCCGTCATCGAAATGCGCTTCCAGCAGATTCGGATGGCCGACGTTGCGCTGCCACAGAAGCGGCAGGATGCCCTTGTTGCTCAGCACCGCCTTCCAGGCCGGCTCCAGCAGCTGCACGCCCGAACCGGGCAGCGCGCGGCCGAATTCCTCGGCCATCAGGTCTTCCAGCGGGTACAGCTTGAACAGCGTGCCGATCACCGAATCGTCCAGCGCGGTGAAGCGACCATCCTCGGACAGACCGATATCCTCGATGGCGATGGCCTGGCCATGCAGGCCGGCCTGCGATGCACAGTCGCGCAGGTAGTCGACGGTGCCGCGGTCTTCTTCCGAACTGCCCACGGCGCTGAAATACAGCGGCGGCGGCAACTGCGTGGCCAGTTCGCCGAAGCGTTCGACCAGCGCTTCGTGGATCGCGTTGAACTGGTCGGCATGCTGCGGCAGGCGACCGGCGTTGCGCTGGTCCTCCAGCCACTGCCACTGGAAGAAGCTGGCCTCGAACAGCGAGGTCGGCGTGTCGTAGTTCAATTCGTACAGCTTGGCCGGGCCGGTACCGTCGTAGGCCAGGTCCAGGCGACCGTACAGATGCGGCTGGCGCTGGCGCCAGCTGTCGGCGATCCAGTCGCGGTAATGCGACGGAATCGCCAGCTGGTCCATCAGCCGTTCGCTACCGATGACATCACCGACCAGGTCCAGCGCCATCTGGTGCAGCTCGGCGCTGGGGTCTTCGATGTCCTGCTCGATCTGACGCAGGGTGAAGGCGTAGTACGCGCTTTCATCCCAGTACGGCTGGCCGTCGATGGTGTGGAAGCGGAAACCCGCCTCTTCCGCGCGTGCCCGCCACTGGGCACGCGCGGCAATCCGGATACGCTGCATGGGGTCGATCAGCCGCCGTAGCTGCCGCTGGTGCTGCGGCGCGCGCTGGTGTTGCCGAAGCCACCACGGCTGGCAGTAACCGCACGGTTCGGCTCGCTGGTGACCGGGGCCAGGCCAGCCTTGCCCGCGCCGATGCCGCTGGCGGTGTTCAGGCCACCGGTACCGCCCGGTGCCGGACGCGCCCATCCAGCGCTCTTGTCCTGGTAGGCCGGCGACGCCGCCGGGGCCTGCGGCGCGAGGCCGCCGCGGTTGCTCAGCATCTGCGACATGAAGAAGCCCATCATCATCGGGCCGATGAACGAGGTACCGGCCGAAGTGTGCTGCTGCACGCACTGTTCCGGCTTGTAGTCCTTCTCGCAGGCTTCCTTGCTGGCGTACTTCGGCGCCGCATCGGCGGCCTGCTTCTGCGCTTCGGCGAAGGCATTGCGGCACGATGACAGATCGCCAGTGGCCTCGGTGCAGGCCTCCACCGAGGTGTACAGGCCTTCCTGCACCTTCACCTCCGGCTCCTTCTGGCAGGCGGTGAACAGCAGCGGCGCGGCGCTCATCAGCAGCAGCGCGGTGGTGCGGGAACGTTTCATGGCCTCATGCCCTGTCGACGGATCAATGCCCCAATGATGCCAAATCCGGACCAGCAACCGGAATCGGCAAAGTGGGAAAGATGAACGGACTTTCATTTTCGTCGTTCCAATCAGGAATCGGGGTCAGAGCCCGTTGCGCAGCAACGGGATCCGACCCCGTCAGATTGCGGCCAACTGTCGAAGGCGGGGTGGGTCCGGTTGCGGGGGCGTGAGCGCCATGGATGGCGCGACCGAGGCTACATGGACGTACTTGCGCCGTCCCCCGCAGCCGGACCCACCCCGCCATCCCACGGATAGCCCAGCTGTTGCCGTTGAGGTTGCCGGCCAGCGGCCGGCACTACCGCGGGTGCCGGGCGCAGCCCGGCCGGACCACCTCCGGTGGTTGCAGCAGCAACCGAAAAAATTGGCCATGATCAGGCGCTCCCCCACGTCGTACGGCCCGCCCGTTCCGCCAGCCATGCCCGAATACCGTTCCCGTACCTCCACCGCCGGTCGCAACATGGCCGGCGCCCGCGCCCTGTGGCGTGCCACCGGCATGAAGGACGGCGACTTCCACAAGCCGATCATCGCCATCGCCAACTCCTTCACCCAGTTCGTGCCCGGCCACGTGCACCTGAAGGACCTCGGCCAGCTGGTCGCGCGCGAGATCGAACAGGTCGGCGGCGTCGCCAAGGAATTCAACACCATCGCCGTGGACGACGGCATCGCGATGGGCCACGACGGCATGCTGTATTCGCTGCCCAGCCGCGAGATCATCGCCGACGCCGTGGAGTACATGGTCAACGCCCACTGTGCCGACGCACTGGTGTGCATCAGCAACTGCGACAAGATCACCCCCGGCATGCTGATGGCCGCGCTGCGCCTCAACATCCCGGTGGTGTTCGTCTCCGGCGGGCCGATGGAAGCGGGCAAGACCAAACTGTCCGAGCACAAGCTGGACCTGGTCGATGCGATGGTGGTGGCCGCCGATGACAGCGCCTCCGACGAGAAGGTCGCCGCGTTCGAGCGCAGCGCCTGCCCGACCTGCGGTTCGTGCTCGGGCATGTTCACCGCCAACTCGATGAACTGCCTGACCGAAGCACTGGGCCTGTCGCTGCCCGGCAACGGCACCACGCTGGCCACCCATGCCGACCGCGAGGCGCTGTTCCGCCGCGCCGGCCGCCTGATCGTCGAACTCTGCCACCGCTGGTATGGCGGCGAAGACCCGAGCGCGCTGCCGCGCGGCATCGCCACCCAGGCCGCGTTCGCCAATGCGATGACCCTGGACATCGCGATGGGCGGTTCCACCAACACGATCCTGCATCTGCTGGCTGCCGCGCAGGAAGCGGAGGTCGACTTCGACCTTACCCACATCGATGCGCTGTCGCGGCGCGTCCCGCAGCTGTGCAAGGTGGCGCCGAATACGCCCAAGTACCACATCGAGGACGTGCACCGCGCCGGTGGTGTGTTCGGCATCCTGGGTGAACTGGACCGTGCCGGCCTGCTCGATACCACGGTGCCGACCGTGCACAGCGCCAGCCTGGCCGACGCACTGGAACGCTGGGACGTGGTGCGCAGTGACAACGACACCCTGCATACCTTCTTCAAGGCCGGTCCAGCCGGCATTCCCACCCAGGAGGCCTTCAGCCAGGCCACGCGCTGGCCGACGCTGGACGTGGACCGCGCCGAAGGCTGCATCCGCTCGCTGCAGCATGCGTACTCACTGGAAGGCGGCCTCGCCGTGTTGCGCGGCAATCTGGCCGTGGATGGCTGCGTGGTGAAGACCGCCGGCGTGGACGAGTCGATCCACGTGTTCGAAGGCCCCGCGCGCGTCTACGAAAGCCAGGACGCCGCCGTCGCCGGCATCCTCGCCGACGAAGTGCAGCCAGGCGAGGTGGTGGTGATCCGCTACGAAGGCCCGAAGGGCGGCCCCGGCATGCAGGAGATGCTGTACCCGACCAGCTATCTGAAATCGAAGGGGCTGGGCAAGCAATGTGCGCTGCTCACCGATGGCCGATTTTCCGGCGGAACCTCGGGCCTGTCGATCGGCCACGTCTCGCCGGAAGCCGCCAGCGGCGGTGTCATCGGCCTGGTGGAAAACGGCGACCGCATCCGCATCGACATCCCGGCGCGCCGCATCGACCTGCTGCTGGACGAGGCCACGCTGGCCCAGCGCCACGCCGACGCCGATGCCCGCGGCTGGAAGCCGCGCGCGCCGCGCCCGCGCAAGGTCACCAGCGCGTTGAAGGCTTACGCGCTGCTGGCCACCAGCGCTGACAAGGGTGCCGTACGCAACACCGCCCTGCTCGGCGATTGACCCCCGTGCAGTAGTGCCGGCCGCTGGCCGGCATCTGCACTGCGACGCCCCACATCAATGAGGTTGCCGGCCAGCGGCCGGCGCTACCCCTCCTGATCCGTTATGGTGGTCCAGGAAGTCACCAACACGGAGGTTGAGATGATGTTGCTTTCCTTTGCGCTGGCCGCTGCCATGGGGACGTCGGCAGAACCGTCCAAAGCCCCCGACTGCAGCTACGACCGTGCAGCGATGCTGGCGATGGAACCTGGCCGATTCGATCAGGACCTGGCAGGTGGCTGGCGCCCGCTGGCCGACCGTGGCTGTACCCGCGAAGCGGCCGACCTGCTGTCCGCCTACGGCGCTCTGCCCAAGGCAGAAGGCAACGTCATCATCACCTGGCACGAGGGCCAGCTGCGCGCGGAGCTGGGGCAGACCGCGCGGGCGATCACGCTGATGGAGCGCAGCCACAAACACGTGAACGCGGGCGACCCGGGTTACTGGAATGCCTACGTGGACGGCATGGTCGCGTTCCTGCGCCAGGACCGCAGCGCCCTGGAGAAGGCTCGTGCGAGGCTGGTCGCGATACCGACGCCCACCGCGATGGCGGAGAACATCAAGGACGGTCGCTACCACTTCACCACCGAAGGCGGGCAGCAGGTGCAGATGCCGTGGCCACCGAACCTGGATGTGCTTGATGGGCTACTGCGCTGCTTCGGCAAACCCTACACGGAGGCTTATGGGCCAGGCTGCCGGAATCCGGAAGGCCGTTGAGGCCCTCCGCCGGGCATGGCCCGGCGCTACCAGCACCCGTCAACCAATCACGCGCTTGAACGGCGGCAACGCGTCGATGATGCGCTTGCCGTAGCGGCGGGTCAGCAGCCGCGAATCGAGGATGACCACGCGGCCGGTGTCGGTGGAGGTGCGGATCAGGCGGCCGGCGAACTGGGTCAGCGTGCGCAGTGCGTGCGGAATGGCGATCAGGTTGAAGGCGTTGAGCCCGCGCCCCTCGAACCATTCACTGAGCGTGGCGGTCTGCGGGTCGGTCGGCACCGCGAACGGCACCTGGGTGATCACCACCGTGGTGCAGGCCTCACCGGGCAGGTCGAGGCCTTCGCCGAACGAATTCAGGCCAAACAGCACCGAGCCTTCGCCTGCGGCCACGCGGCGCAGGTGCTCGTCGATCAGCCGGGTCTTGGACATCTCGCCCTGCACCAGCACCTGCTTGCGGCGCGCGGCCGACATCAGCCCGGCCACCTTCTCCATCTTCCAGCGCGAGGTGAACAGCACCATCGAGCCCTTGGCCCAATCCAGCTCGGTGTCGAGGTAGCGTGCCACCTCGCGCGGATGGCCTTCGCGGTCATCCGGCGTGACCGGGAACTTCGGCACGATCAGCTCGGCCTGGTTGGGCAGGTCGAACGGCGACGACAGCGAAACCATCTCGGCCTCTTCGGGAATGCCGTTGTCGATCGCCAGCGATTGGAAATCGCCACCGCCGGTCAGCGTCGCCGAGGTCATCACCACCGAATCCACTTCATCCCATAGCAGCTTGCGCAGCACGTGCGCTGCCGACACCGGCGAGCCGTGCAGCACCAGGTCGCCGTCGCGGGTGGCGGTGACCCAGCGCGCCATCGGCGGCGCGCCGTCCTTGTCCTCGCGGCGCCAGGCCTGCCACAGGTTGTACTGCTGCTCGATCATTTCCAGCGCCATGCCCAGGTTGCGCTGCAGGCGCTCGCGCGCGGCATCGTCCGGCTTGCCCTTGGCGACCTGCGCGGTGGCGGCATGCGCCCAGTTGTAGAGGCTGCGGGTATCGTCGGCCAGGGCCTCGATCGGCTCGCGCCAGGCCTCGGGCAGTCGCCCATTCGCCGCGCGCCACATCGGCTCCTCGTCGGCCGGCGCCGGCATCCACACGCGCTCGACATGATCGCGGAACGCGCGCAACTGCTTGGCCACGTTGCTGGCCACTTCGATCGCTTCGTTCGGCAGCAGGTTGCCGAGGCGGTCCTTGTCGACCGCGCGGTAGGCACCGGCGATCAGGATCTGCAGGCGGCCGGTGCGCTTGGCCATTTCATCCAGCGCCAGGCTGGCCGCGCCCTGGTCGATCGCCACGTTGCCGATGTGATGGCCTTCGTCCAGCACCAGCAGCATGTCCGACGGCGGCGCGATCAACGGCTGGCCGTTGTCGCTGTCGCCGATCGACAGCGCCGACAGCAGCAGCGCGTGGTTGGTAACGACGATCTGCGCATCACGCACGGTGTTGCGCGAACGCAGCACCGCACACTGCGCCGAATAGGCACAGCGGCGCCCGGCGCAGCCCGAGGCCGGCGTGGTGATGCGGCTGCGCAGGCCGGGGCTGATGGTCTCCGGTGCGTTGTCGATGTCGCCATCCCAGCTGCCGCTGGTGAAGGCGTCGGTCAGGCGCTTGGCGATGTCCATTTCGATCGGCGCCAGCGGCCGATCGAACAGCGGCGCGTCATCCTCGAACATGCCGCCCTGCGAGCCCTCACCCTGTGCCTCGGCAGCATTGCGCGTGCACAGATAGCGGGTGCGGCCCTTGGCCAGCGCCACGGTCGCTTCCAGGCCGGTGGCCTTGAGGAAATTCGGAATGTCGCGCTCGACCAGCTGCGACTGCAGCGCCACGGTGCCAGTGCTGATCACCAGCTTCTTCTTGCTGGCCAGCGCGATCGGTACACCTGCGGTGAGGTAGCCCAGGCTCTTGCCGACGCCGGTGGGCGCCTCGACCACGCCGACGCCGCCACTTTTCGACAGCGCACGCGACACCACGCCGATCATCTGGCTCTGCGAGCGGCGGGTGGAGAAGCCGGGGGTATTGGCCTGCAGCGTGGTGTACGCCTTGCGGATCGCGTCCTTCAAGGCGTCATCAAGCGTGCGCGGAGCGGCGACGGTTTCGGTCACGCCGGGAAGTACCGTGGCTGGATCAGGCCGGTCATTGTCGCATGGCCGGCCACGTTCACCGCCGCTGGCACCCTGAACGGGCCAGCGACGACGCCTGGCGGCGGTCACGGTCCGGTGGCCGGACCTCTCAGGGGCCAGATACGCCGGGCATGGCCCGGCGCTGCCGCTCAGGCCGCCGGGATCGTACGGCTACGCAGCAGGCGCACCAGTGCCCACACCAGCAGCACCACGCCGATGGCTTCAACCATTGCCAGCGCGAAGTGCAGCACGCCGAGGATGGTGCCGATGCCCGACACGGCGCCGAAGTTACCGCTGCTGACCAGCCACATCGGCAGGATGCCCGCTGCCAGGCCGCCGAGACTGGACAGCAGCAACAGCAGCAGGCCGGCCAGGGCGCCGGTGCGGGTGGCATCGCGCGGCGCGCCGACCACCCAGACCAGGCCGATGCACAGCGCGATCAGCACCGGCAGGCGCACGCCCACCATGCTCAGCACGGTCACCAGCAGGGTTGCGCCGTCCATCGATCAGTCCTCGCCGGCCAGCACGGCCGAGCCCTGCCGCAGCGACTGGTAGACCTCATCGGTCTGCGGACGCACGCCATGCCACTGCAGGAAGCTCTCGGCGGCCTGTTCGACCAGCATGCCCAGCCCATCCACGGTATTGCGGCAGTTGGACGCGCGTGCCCAGGCCAGGAAGGCGATGGCAGCCTCGCCGTAGTTGAGGTCGACGGCGGTGGTCATCGAGTTGACCAGCGACAGCGGCAGCTTGAACTCGACGTCGCGGTCGCGGCCGGCCGAGGTGGCATTGACGATCAGCTCGAAGTCACCCAGGTCACGCAGGTCTTCCCAGTAGCGGCTGATCGCGCGGCCTGGTTCGCCCATCGCGTCGATCAGTTCATCGGCGCGTTCCGGTGTGCGGTTGACCACCACCAGCTCGGTGATGCCGGCATCGAGCAGCGCCGGCGCGACGCTGCGCGCGGAACCGCCGGCGCCGATCAGCAGCACGCGGCGGCCACGCAGGTCCAGGCCATGGCGGTCGGTCAGGTCACGCACCAGGCCGATGCCATCGGTGGTATCGCCGTGCCAGCGGTCGCCCTTGCGCAGCAGCGTGTTGACCGAGCCGGCGCGGCGCGCGCGCGCGGTCAGGGTGGTGCACACCGAGAACGCGGCTTCCTTGTGCGGCGAGGTGACGTTGGCACCGACACCGCCTTCGGCGGCGAAGGCTTCCAGGCCGGCCAGGAACGCATCAGGGGCCAGGTCGATTGCACGGTAATCGATGCTGATGCCTTCCTGGCGACCGAACGTCGCGTGTATCTGCGGCGACTTCGAGTGGGCAACGGGGTGTCCGAAGACGGCGT
Coding sequences:
- a CDS encoding glutathionylspermidine synthase family protein; translation: MQRIRIAARAQWRARAEEAGFRFHTIDGQPYWDESAYYAFTLRQIEQDIEDPSAELHQMALDLVGDVIGSERLMDQLAIPSHYRDWIADSWRQRQPHLYGRLDLAYDGTGPAKLYELNYDTPTSLFEASFFQWQWLEDQRNAGRLPQHADQFNAIHEALVERFGELATQLPPPLYFSAVGSSEEDRGTVDYLRDCASQAGLHGQAIAIEDIGLSEDGRFTALDDSVIGTLFKLYPLEDLMAEEFGRALPGSGVQLLEPAWKAVLSNKGILPLLWQRNVGHPNLLEAHFDDGSTLASGWVRKPLFSREGANIEMHLADGSTQRSDGPYDGPAIIQRAHPLTRFEGGYPLIGSWVVGDHACGIGIREDDSAITRDSARFVPHAIVDEAPTRIYV
- a CDS encoding DUF1190 domain-containing protein, with protein sequence MKRSRTTALLLMSAAPLLFTACQKEPEVKVQEGLYTSVEACTEATGDLSSCRNAFAEAQKQAADAAPKYASKEACEKDYKPEQCVQQHTSAGTSFIGPMMMGFFMSQMLSNRGGLAPQAPAASPAYQDKSAGWARPAPGGTGGLNTASGIGAGKAGLAPVTSEPNRAVTASRGGFGNTSARRSTSGSYGG
- the ilvD gene encoding dihydroxy-acid dehydratase; amino-acid sequence: MPEYRSRTSTAGRNMAGARALWRATGMKDGDFHKPIIAIANSFTQFVPGHVHLKDLGQLVAREIEQVGGVAKEFNTIAVDDGIAMGHDGMLYSLPSREIIADAVEYMVNAHCADALVCISNCDKITPGMLMAALRLNIPVVFVSGGPMEAGKTKLSEHKLDLVDAMVVAADDSASDEKVAAFERSACPTCGSCSGMFTANSMNCLTEALGLSLPGNGTTLATHADREALFRRAGRLIVELCHRWYGGEDPSALPRGIATQAAFANAMTLDIAMGGSTNTILHLLAAAQEAEVDFDLTHIDALSRRVPQLCKVAPNTPKYHIEDVHRAGGVFGILGELDRAGLLDTTVPTVHSASLADALERWDVVRSDNDTLHTFFKAGPAGIPTQEAFSQATRWPTLDVDRAEGCIRSLQHAYSLEGGLAVLRGNLAVDGCVVKTAGVDESIHVFEGPARVYESQDAAVAGILADEVQPGEVVVIRYEGPKGGPGMQEMLYPTSYLKSKGLGKQCALLTDGRFSGGTSGLSIGHVSPEAASGGVIGLVENGDRIRIDIPARRIDLLLDEATLAQRHADADARGWKPRAPRPRKVTSALKAYALLATSADKGAVRNTALLGD
- the dinG gene encoding ATP-dependent DNA helicase DinG, with translation MTETVAAPRTLDDALKDAIRKAYTTLQANTPGFSTRRSQSQMIGVVSRALSKSGGVGVVEAPTGVGKSLGYLTAGVPIALASKKKLVISTGTVALQSQLVERDIPNFLKATGLEATVALAKGRTRYLCTRNAAEAQGEGSQGGMFEDDAPLFDRPLAPIEMDIAKRLTDAFTSGSWDGDIDNAPETISPGLRSRITTPASGCAGRRCAYSAQCAVLRSRNTVRDAQIVVTNHALLLSALSIGDSDNGQPLIAPPSDMLLVLDEGHHIGNVAIDQGAASLALDEMAKRTGRLQILIAGAYRAVDKDRLGNLLPNEAIEVASNVAKQLRAFRDHVERVWMPAPADEEPMWRAANGRLPEAWREPIEALADDTRSLYNWAHAATAQVAKGKPDDAARERLQRNLGMALEMIEQQYNLWQAWRREDKDGAPPMARWVTATRDGDLVLHGSPVSAAHVLRKLLWDEVDSVVMTSATLTGGGDFQSLAIDNGIPEEAEMVSLSSPFDLPNQAELIVPKFPVTPDDREGHPREVARYLDTELDWAKGSMVLFTSRWKMEKVAGLMSAARRKQVLVQGEMSKTRLIDEHLRRVAAGEGSVLFGLNSFGEGLDLPGEACTTVVITQVPFAVPTDPQTATLSEWFEGRGLNAFNLIAIPHALRTLTQFAGRLIRTSTDTGRVVILDSRLLTRRYGKRIIDALPPFKRVIG
- the aroE gene encoding shikimate dehydrogenase — protein: MTDRYAVFGHPVAHSKSPQIHATFGRQEGISIDYRAIDLAPDAFLAGLEAFAAEGGVGANVTSPHKEAAFSVCTTLTARARRAGSVNTLLRKGDRWHGDTTDGIGLVRDLTDRHGLDLRGRRVLLIGAGGSARSVAPALLDAGITELVVVNRTPERADELIDAMGEPGRAISRYWEDLRDLGDFELIVNATSAGRDRDVEFKLPLSLVNSMTTAVDLNYGEAAIAFLAWARASNCRNTVDGLGMLVEQAAESFLQWHGVRPQTDEVYQSLRQGSAVLAGED